The Actinomycetota bacterium genome contains the following window.
CGCGGGATGTGCGGGCCGGGCCGGGCGGGCGAGAGTCTCTCATGGCGACGGAACAGGGGTGCGAGAGCCAAGCCTGCTCGACCGGTTCGACAATTGTCTGGCGGAAGCTGGCATGCGGCTCAAGCGTGCTGATCGGCCGACCCGAGAGTGTTCGCGGGCGGCTCCTGTAGATGGACGGCGAGCCGGCCGGGCCGCACGAGACGCCGGATGGCTCCGGGGCCCATCCGCGGCTCGATGAAGAGCAGATCCGCAGCCTGGAGCGGTACGGCGAACGGCGGACAACGCAGACCGGTGACGTGCTGTTCAACGCGGGAGAGCGGGTCTCCGAGCTCTACGTGGTCCTCACCGGGGCAGTGGCGATCGTGGAGGGATACGGCGCCGAGGACAGGGTGCTGAGCGTCCACGGCCCCGGGCGCTTCCTCGGCGAGGTCGGCCTGCTCACGGGCCAGGTCACTCTGGTGTCGGCCGTCGTGCAGCAGCCCGGGGAGGTCCTCGCCGTGCCGCTGCACCAGCTACGTGAGGTCGTGGCGCGCGACGCTGTCTTGGGCGACCTCATCCTGCGGTCCTGCCTCCTCCGGCGCTGGGCCCTCATCGGGATGGGAGCCGGGTTCAAGATCCTGGGGTCCCGGCATTCGCCCGACACCCGGAGGCTGCGCGAGTTCGCGGCCCCCCACCGCTGGATCGACCTCGAGGAGGACCCGTCGTCGGAGGTTCTCCTTCGCCGGCTGGGCGTCGAGCCCCACGAAACCCCCGTCATCGTCTGCCCCGGTGGCGACATCCTGCGGAACCCCTCCAACGCCGACCTCGCCCGGGCCGCCGGGCTGGTCGCTCCCCACTCGGCCGGCGAGCTGTGCGATCTCGTGGTCGTCGGCGCCGGACCTGCCGGCTTGGCAGCCGCCGTCTACGGTGCCTCCGAGGGCCTGGACACCGTGGTCGTCGACGGCGTGTCGACCGGTGGCCAGGCCGGCACTTCCCCCCGCATCGACAACTACCTCGGGTTCCCGGCCGGGATCTCCGGTCCGGAACTGGCCGAGCGAGCGGTCGTCCAGGCCGAGCGGTTCGGGGCCCGGATCACCGTGCCGTTGAAGGCCTCGTCTCTCGAGCGCGTTGACGGCCACTACGTCGTCCACCTCGAGGGCGGTGAACAGGTGGCGGGCCGCACCCTCCTGCTGGCCACCGGTGCGCGCTACCGCAGGCTACCCGTGCCGCGGCTCGAGGAGTTCGAACCCACGAGTGTGTACTACGCCGCCACCGAGGTCGAAGCGCAGATGTGCCGGTCCGACCCGGTCGTGGTCGTGGGCGGCGGGAACTCGGCAGGCCAGGCCTCCCTGTCGCTCACCAGGCACGCGGCCTGCGTACGCCTGCTGATCCGGGGCGGGGACCTGGGCAAGGACATGTCCCGCTACCTCGTCGACCAGATCGAACGCAACCCGAACGTCGAGGTCCTGCGCCACACCGAAGTGCGTGAGCTCGTCGGCCAAGAGGTCCTCGAGGCGGTCGTCGCCGAGAACAACCAGACCGGCGAACGCCTGCAGGTCCCGGCGCGCGCCCTGTTCGTGTTCATCGGGGCCGACCCTCACGTCGACTGGCTCGCCGGCCAGGTCGAGCTCGACGAGGACGGCTTTGTGCTCACCGGGACCGGCGCGCGCGACGGCTCCGGCGACCTCCACGCGGTGGCGCTGGAGACGAACCTGCCCGGCGTGTTCGCGGCTGGGGACGTTCGCAGCGGCTCGATCAAGCGGGTGGCGGCCGCCGTCGGCGAGGGCGCCATGGCGGTGCGCCTCGTCCACCAGCACCTGGCCGGGGACGGGTCGCCCCCCCAGGAGGCTCGAACCGTCGACGGGCGCCCTTCACCTTCAACCGCCTCCTGAGCTACCGCTACGGCTGCTTGTGCCGCAACGGGGCCTTGGGAAGGTGTCGTCAACCATCCGGTATCGGCAAAGCCCCACCCCGCGCAGCAGTGGCGAAGGCGGGTTAAGCGTCATTTTGCCCAGGCAAGTGGGACCCAGAGGGAGCCGAGCCGCTACCAGCGACGGCGAAGGCCACGGAAGGCGCCTGGGAACTTGGAGCGGGCGCCGAAGGACCCTCCGGCGTAGGGGGCGTGGAACGGTCAGACGGTTTTCGTGGGAACTGGAGAGGCCCTCCTCGGCCCCGCCCTGCGGGGGCGGGAGCGAGCCCGCCTATAACCGTCGACGGGAAGTGGCGGGCGGCCGAGAGGGAGTCGGAGGGGGTCGTAGTAGCGACGACGGCTGGGACAACACAACCCGGCCTGAGCGAAGGGCCCCTGCTTCACCGGTGCACGACGAAGGAGGCGAGGA
Protein-coding sequences here:
- a CDS encoding FAD-dependent oxidoreductase, translating into MDGEPAGPHETPDGSGAHPRLDEEQIRSLERYGERRTTQTGDVLFNAGERVSELYVVLTGAVAIVEGYGAEDRVLSVHGPGRFLGEVGLLTGQVTLVSAVVQQPGEVLAVPLHQLREVVARDAVLGDLILRSCLLRRWALIGMGAGFKILGSRHSPDTRRLREFAAPHRWIDLEEDPSSEVLLRRLGVEPHETPVIVCPGGDILRNPSNADLARAAGLVAPHSAGELCDLVVVGAGPAGLAAAVYGASEGLDTVVVDGVSTGGQAGTSPRIDNYLGFPAGISGPELAERAVVQAERFGARITVPLKASSLERVDGHYVVHLEGGEQVAGRTLLLATGARYRRLPVPRLEEFEPTSVYYAATEVEAQMCRSDPVVVVGGGNSAGQASLSLTRHAACVRLLIRGGDLGKDMSRYLVDQIERNPNVEVLRHTEVRELVGQEVLEAVVAENNQTGERLQVPARALFVFIGADPHVDWLAGQVELDEDGFVLTGTGARDGSGDLHAVALETNLPGVFAAGDVRSGSIKRVAAAVGEGAMAVRLVHQHLAGDGSPPQEARTVDGRPSPSTAS